The proteins below are encoded in one region of Stieleria sp. JC731:
- a CDS encoding TIGR00266 family protein yields the protein MIQFACPSCQKHYKVADEMAGKKGKCKECGQLMMIPVPKPPEPEIVAEDPYASEDPYAAEQQPQGSALASDSLPPFDAPGTGNTANPFDMPLPSAGSPAAGTADGTDAMWGGAPLPAGSAFPAGSVPMSATTNTGGNDLSGTTPDLSFQITQRPDFSMVQIDLDHGGKIFAEPSAMVSMSPNIKLEAGFKGGLGKTFGRMLGGESLIINTFTAQDGPGEILFAGGAAGDLAYLRLEDSCVMLQRGAFMLNGPGVEVTGKWQGAKGFFSGEGLVLLKASGTGDLFFNSYGAILEVDVTDEYIVDTGYIVAFEESLDYRVTVLPGLRSGGKIKSFFFGGEGLVAQFRGNGRVWIQTRQISSFLSWVNAFRPTKNN from the coding sequence ATGATTCAGTTCGCTTGCCCCTCCTGCCAAAAGCACTACAAAGTCGCTGACGAAATGGCCGGTAAGAAAGGGAAATGTAAAGAGTGCGGTCAGTTGATGATGATCCCGGTTCCCAAGCCGCCGGAACCCGAAATTGTGGCTGAAGATCCATACGCTTCGGAAGATCCCTACGCTGCCGAACAGCAACCCCAAGGTTCAGCGCTGGCGTCGGATTCGTTGCCACCATTTGACGCTCCTGGTACCGGCAATACCGCGAATCCCTTTGACATGCCACTGCCCTCAGCCGGATCGCCCGCAGCCGGGACAGCTGACGGGACGGATGCGATGTGGGGGGGGGCGCCACTGCCAGCCGGTTCGGCATTTCCGGCTGGTTCGGTACCGATGTCTGCCACGACGAACACCGGCGGCAACGACCTGTCGGGGACGACACCAGACCTGTCGTTCCAAATCACCCAGCGTCCAGATTTTTCGATGGTCCAAATCGATCTGGATCACGGTGGCAAGATCTTTGCCGAACCTTCCGCGATGGTTTCGATGTCACCAAACATCAAATTGGAAGCCGGCTTTAAGGGCGGTTTGGGAAAGACCTTTGGCCGAATGCTTGGTGGCGAAAGTCTGATCATCAACACGTTTACGGCGCAAGACGGTCCCGGTGAAATTCTGTTTGCAGGTGGAGCCGCAGGCGACCTTGCTTATCTGAGGCTGGAAGATAGCTGCGTCATGTTGCAACGCGGAGCGTTCATGTTGAATGGTCCCGGCGTCGAAGTGACTGGCAAGTGGCAGGGTGCGAAGGGCTTTTTCAGCGGTGAAGGATTGGTACTATTGAAAGCCAGCGGCACAGGAGACTTGTTCTTCAATTCGTATGGCGCCATCTTGGAAGTCGACGTGACGGATGAGTATATCGTCGATACCGGATACATCGTTGCGTTCGAAGAAAGTCTTGACTACCGCGTCACCGTTCTGCCGGGCCTTCGCTCCGGCGGGAAAATCAAATCATTCTTCTTCGGTGGTGAAGGCTTGGTAGCTCAGTTCCGGGGCAATGGACGAGTCTGGATTCAAACGCGACAAATCTCTTCGTTCCTGTCTTGGGTCAATGCATTCCGACCCACCAAGAACAATTAA
- a CDS encoding sulfatase: protein MKARFYPPQKLLGVAFTLVACLGLASGQLNAAKPNVVLILMDDMGAHDLSGEGSTFYQSPNIDSIAAEGLRFKNGYATCCVCSPSRASIQLGTFPARNGITDWIGAKSGLEWTRPNRVLPAEYEHRLPDEDVTIAEAFREAGYGTFFAGKWHLGDKGSWPDDHGYDENKGGHDRGSPPGGFFSPYKNPVLEDGPPGESLPIRLAEETADYIRRHQDQPFFAMLSFYSVHAPVQTTKPLWQKYRELAPELPEGQERFKVDRTLPVRQVQDHPVYAGMVETVDDAVGVVLETLEELELAENTIVVFTSDNGGVSSGDAYATSNLPLRGGKGRQWEGGIREPLYIRFPAAIKAGSEDATPVTGADLYPTLLDLCGLPLKPQQHVDGVSLKPIIEGGSIDERPLYWHYPHYGNQGGEPNAIIQLQRWKLIHYFEDGRNELYDLDNDAGETSDLSLSNPAKTQQLWQQLDQWLTEVGAKRPEPDPRYDPKQTQEYYRRIQTANKQRLEDFHQRILKANWQPNAEWWGSFQTVD, encoded by the coding sequence ATGAAAGCGCGGTTCTACCCACCTCAAAAGCTTCTTGGTGTTGCCTTCACTCTTGTCGCCTGCCTTGGCCTAGCAAGCGGGCAACTGAACGCGGCGAAGCCCAACGTCGTTTTAATTTTGATGGACGACATGGGGGCGCACGATCTATCCGGCGAAGGCAGTACGTTTTATCAGTCACCCAACATCGACAGTATTGCTGCAGAAGGTCTGCGCTTCAAAAACGGCTACGCAACTTGTTGCGTGTGCAGTCCGTCACGAGCGAGCATTCAATTGGGGACGTTTCCGGCGCGAAATGGGATCACCGATTGGATCGGCGCAAAGAGCGGATTGGAGTGGACGCGTCCAAACCGTGTTTTGCCAGCCGAATATGAACATCGGCTTCCGGACGAAGATGTCACGATCGCAGAGGCGTTTCGTGAAGCAGGATACGGAACGTTCTTCGCCGGGAAGTGGCACCTAGGGGACAAGGGTTCGTGGCCGGATGATCACGGTTACGATGAAAACAAAGGCGGCCATGATCGCGGCAGTCCTCCTGGCGGCTTCTTTTCGCCGTATAAAAATCCAGTACTGGAAGACGGTCCCCCCGGTGAATCGTTGCCCATCCGTTTGGCCGAGGAAACCGCTGACTACATCCGGCGCCACCAGGATCAACCATTCTTCGCGATGCTTTCGTTTTACAGTGTGCACGCACCTGTGCAGACGACGAAACCGTTGTGGCAAAAGTATCGTGAGCTTGCACCGGAGTTGCCCGAAGGCCAAGAACGCTTCAAAGTCGATCGGACATTGCCGGTTCGACAAGTTCAAGACCATCCTGTCTACGCAGGCATGGTCGAGACGGTGGACGATGCCGTAGGCGTCGTACTTGAAACACTGGAAGAACTCGAATTGGCTGAAAACACGATCGTGGTGTTCACCAGCGACAACGGTGGTGTGTCGTCAGGCGATGCGTATGCGACCAGTAATTTGCCACTACGTGGAGGCAAAGGGCGTCAGTGGGAAGGTGGCATCCGAGAGCCACTTTACATTCGGTTTCCGGCGGCAATCAAAGCTGGCAGCGAAGACGCAACGCCGGTCACTGGTGCTGACCTTTATCCGACGTTGCTAGACCTGTGCGGGTTGCCGCTAAAGCCGCAGCAACACGTCGACGGCGTTAGTTTGAAACCCATCATCGAAGGCGGATCGATTGATGAACGTCCACTTTACTGGCACTATCCACACTACGGAAATCAAGGCGGAGAACCCAACGCGATCATACAGCTTCAGCGTTGGAAACTGATTCACTACTTCGAAGACGGTCGGAACGAGCTTTACGATTTGGACAACGACGCCGGCGAAACAAGTGATCTATCCCTGTCCAATCCTGCCAAGACCCAACAGTTGTGGCAGCAGCTGGATCAATGGCTTACCGAAGTCGGTGCTAAACGCCCTGAACCCGATCCTCGATACGATCCAAAACAAACGCAAGAATATTATCGACGCATACAAACTGCCAATAAACAAAGGCTTGAGGACTTCCACCAACGGATTTTGAAGGCGAATTGGCAACCAAACGCGGAATGGTGGGGTAGTTTTCAAACAGTCGACTGA
- the trhA gene encoding PAQR family membrane homeostasis protein TrhA: MAENASQHGDAPIRHGEEWANALTHGLAALGACVLGTLLVWKASAQSTGLAIACAAYTASVVATFTSSTLSHVIFRQPLLDRLRAWDQAMIYAMISGTYTPIIFRHAPPETSTPLLIAIWVAAFTGITTKLFARHRINNVATIGYLLLGWLPAIPLYSHVPTEVGYGMMIGGVLYSIGVAVLLQDHRVRYMHSVWHLIVMSAAMAHFLTILWYVVG, from the coding sequence TTGGCAGAAAACGCGTCACAACACGGAGACGCCCCCATCCGCCACGGCGAAGAATGGGCGAACGCGTTAACACACGGCCTGGCCGCGTTGGGTGCATGCGTATTGGGAACCCTTTTGGTCTGGAAAGCATCTGCACAATCAACCGGATTGGCGATCGCATGCGCCGCCTACACGGCCTCTGTTGTCGCCACGTTTACGTCATCAACGTTGTCACACGTGATCTTTCGCCAACCGCTTTTGGATCGATTGCGTGCTTGGGATCAGGCAATGATTTACGCGATGATTTCAGGAACCTACACGCCGATCATTTTTCGCCATGCACCGCCAGAAACCTCAACGCCACTGTTGATCGCGATTTGGGTTGCGGCTTTTACCGGCATCACAACAAAGCTTTTCGCGCGTCATCGAATCAACAACGTTGCGACGATTGGCTACCTGCTTCTCGGCTGGCTACCTGCGATTCCGTTGTACTCCCATGTGCCTACCGAAGTTGGCTATGGGATGATGATCGGAGGTGTTCTCTACAGCATTGGCGTAGCGGTGCTTCTGCAAGACCACCGAGTGCGATACATGCATTCGGTCTGGCACCTGATCGTAATGTCAGCCGCTATGGCACACTTCCTGACGATCCTGTGGTACGTGGTTGGCTAG
- a CDS encoding sigma-70 family RNA polymerase sigma factor: MKATLDSTYKRSSQSARDQLVLDNIDYVGRILSTMTFVVRDRDHRENLHSAGVLGLVQAANSFDSSQGVAFRTFAYPRIRGAIVDEMRKLNPLSPRVMRMVNVVKRICETMEPPISPEEISKRSGLTVSEVVECLEAMRFVKPDNWEDLSDVVHKTWRTKIDSAEDLAEREELAELIGDLIEQLPDKERLVLTLYFSEELNLAEIGAAMGLSESRVSRLLASGKFKLREAIRWKTS; encoded by the coding sequence ATGAAAGCCACCCTTGATTCAACCTATAAACGCTCATCGCAATCCGCACGCGATCAATTGGTGCTGGATAACATCGACTATGTCGGTCGCATCCTAAGCACCATGACTTTCGTCGTGCGCGATCGTGACCACCGAGAGAATCTTCACTCGGCGGGTGTTTTGGGATTGGTTCAAGCGGCCAACAGCTTCGATAGCTCACAAGGTGTTGCCTTTCGAACGTTCGCTTACCCACGCATCCGCGGTGCGATCGTTGACGAGATGCGCAAACTGAATCCGCTGTCGCCGCGCGTCATGCGCATGGTTAATGTGGTTAAACGCATCTGCGAAACCATGGAGCCACCGATCAGTCCTGAAGAGATTTCGAAGCGATCAGGGCTAACGGTCAGCGAAGTGGTGGAATGCTTAGAAGCGATGCGTTTCGTCAAGCCAGATAACTGGGAGGATCTGTCAGATGTTGTTCACAAAACTTGGCGGACCAAAATCGATTCTGCGGAAGATCTGGCCGAAAGAGAAGAACTAGCAGAGTTGATCGGTGATTTGATTGAACAATTGCCAGACAAAGAACGCTTGGTCCTGACTCTGTATTTCAGTGAAGAATTGAACCTGGCAGAGATCGGAGCGGCGATGGGTTTGAGTGAGTCTCGCGTCTCACGCTTGCTCGCTTCGGGCAAGTTTAAATTAAGGGAGGCGATTCGGTGGAAGACAAGTTAG